A segment of the Leptolyngbya sp. NIES-3755 genome:
TCAATCGTTTCATCGGTAAAGCGGCAAATAAAGCGAGTACAACCCTTGAGAATTTTGTCGGTCAGCGGAACTAGAATGCTCTAAAAGCGCGTTGAGTGCCTTGTTTGAGATCAATCTGTTGCCCGTTCTGAGCATATCGGAGCGGGCAAACATTTCACTGCTAATTTGCAATCTTAGGCTTCAAACCGCCCTTCCGAACATAAGTCCAAACATAGCGACCTGCTGAAAATGCTTGTTTAGAATTCTGCGGCAACGTTGGGAGAGCATTCGACCAAGGAGATTGTTTCAAATACTTCCAATAAATCGCTTTATCAGGGTTCAGACACCAAATTTGCCAGGGCTTAAGCGAACCCACAAAATGCACGATCGCTGCATCTTCACCCAACTGCGATCGCTCTGTCGATAAGTCCACCAGCGAATTCCATTTCTCTGGCAACTGCAAGAAGTGACCATCAATAATCTTGTTCAACGCATCCTGATCGACAAAGCGAATCATCTCAGGATGGTCATTCACAAATTGCATTGCTTTCGTGGGAATTTGATCCCGTCGCCACGCTGCTAGATTGATCAACATCACACCTGAATTGAAGTAGTAATCATTTTGCAACTCCAGGCGCTTTTTATTCGTGACCACTCGATGACCCCAAGCCGCGATCGGATAATCTGAAATGTCTAGGTTCGATAGTTCGGCAAGTGAACTCCTCACGACTAAATC
Coding sequences within it:
- a CDS encoding glycosyl transferase family 8 (similar to AA sequence:cyanobase_aa:PCC8801_2193), which encodes MEVLFCFDTRYEQHFGVAVTSLLINNPGQVSKVHIITDRASQSLQPKLDLLKKNHAVEFCIYEIDGKQFSSFKLSAHFSIAAYFRLMAAEVLPKDLDRILYLDSDLVVRSSLAELSNLDISDYPIAAWGHRVVTNKKRLELQNDYYFNSGVMLINLAAWRRDQIPTKAMQFVNDHPEMIRFVDQDALNKIIDGHFLQLPEKWNSLVDLSTERSQLGEDAAIVHFVGSLKPWQIWCLNPDKAIYWKYLKQSPWSNALPTLPQNSKQAFSAGRYVWTYVRKGGLKPKIAN